The genomic window ACTCCTCTGCGCGGCGCGCGACGGCACGCCCGGATCGATTGCTCCGTAGCTTAGTACATCGATTCGCGATCACGGCGACCGGACCGATCCGTCAGCGGGCGGGATCGACCCGGGCCCCAGGCAGGACCTCGATGAACACGTCGCGCTGGCGCACGGCCTTGCCGAGCGGCACGGGCGAGCGGATCTCGAATCTGGCCCTCATGCCGTCGGTGAATGCGTCGACGGTCGCCTTGCCGACCTTCGGACTGGGAATGCCCGTCATCACGTCGAGTACGTGCCCGTCCTCGTCGAGGAGCACCACGGTGACGGTGATGCCGTCAGCGCTGACCGGCCCACCCGCGATCACGTGAATCTCGCCGTCGACGCGATGCCCTTCCAGCGAGGCACGCGCCTTGTCGACAACGCCCTCGATACGCAACGACGTGGGTTCGCACGGCGTGCGCGCCCCCACCGTGCCCTTCTCGACCCATTCGAGCGTCTTGCCGACGGGCGCGTCCCCTTCGGTGACTTCGAGGATGTAGCCCGACGGCTGTTCGGTGAACTCGCTGCGGTTGGCCAGCCGGAAGCGGTACGGGATCAGGCCATCGGGTTCGACGCGGCTCACGCGCGCTTCGTTCTCCAACTTCGGTCCGATGGGCGCCCAGCGGTCGTTGGTGTACTGCAGCCGGAGGGAGACGTCGTTCAGGCACGACCCGGTGTTGCGCAGCGCCCCGACCAGGAACCCGAGCTTCGTGTTCTCGAGCGTCACGCCGGAGTTCCTGACGGGCTGCACCTCCACGCCGCGGCTTCCGAGGATGCGCGCTGACGTCGGCAGCGCCACCCACAGCGGCAGCCTGTCGCTGACCCTGACCTCGCGCGTGCTCGTCGGCGGGCGCATGAGATCGAAGCCGATCTGCGCCCGCGCAGGCGTCGCCGCCACACACGAGAGGACAGCGAGCACCGCCACGCCACGAACGCCCATCCGCATTGCTCCCTTCGCGTCCTGACGACAGCATGCGCGTGAAAGACGAGATCGGCAACCGGCAACGGGCAACCGGACGCGGCCCATGGGCTCCTGTCCGCAACCGGTTGCCCGTTGCCGGGTTGCCGGTTGCCGGCCCCTACTGCTGTTGCTGCTCCTCCTGTTCCTCGTCGGTGACGAGCGGGGCGACGTCGGTTTCCGGGGCGGACCAGTAGAGGGCAGGCATGACGTCCGCTGGGGCGATGGGGGCGTCAGTGGTCTGCACGCGCACGGCGACGCCGAGTTCGCTGCGGGCGTTGCCCTTGAACGAACCCCGCGACGGCGGGACGTCGTGGTAGTCGCGGCCGATCGCCACGCGGATGTGGCGATTCATCGCCAGCGTCCTGTTGGTGGGATCCACGCCGATCCAGCCGAGACCGGGTAGCCACGCCTCGACCCACGCATGCGACGCGCCGTCGACCGATCGCTCGCCCGCGCGGTTGTCATGGAACAGGTAACCGCTCACATACCGGCATGGGATGCCCATGCCGCGGACGAGCGCGATCATCACGTGCGCGAAGTCCTGACAGACGCCGCGGCGATTGGCCAGGGCTTCGTCGATCGGCGAGTCCACGCGCGTCGATTGCGGCGCGTACTCGAACGCGTCGTACAACTGGTGCTTCAGCCGCCGCACCAGCGACAGCGGATCCACGTCGCGAGACAGGCCCAGCTCCCGCCCGAACGCTTCGAGCGCCTCCGTCGACCTGGCGTAGTGCGACGGTTCCAGGTACTCGAAGAACCGCTCGCGCGTGCCCTTCTCGTCAAGCAGATCCCACGCCGCCGGATCGCACCGCTCGGGAATCGCGATGTCCGACACGAACTCGACCACCGATTCGGC from Acidobacteriota bacterium includes these protein-coding regions:
- a CDS encoding transglutaminase family protein, with amino-acid sequence MRYTVYHLTHFRYDAPVSESVMEVRMQPRTESVQRCLRFELTTTPRARVFAYQDPEGNVVHHFDVPARHRELTVVAESVVEFVSDIAIPERCDPAAWDLLDEKGTRERFFEYLEPSHYARSTEALEAFGRELGLSRDVDPLSLVRRLKHQLYDAFEYAPQSTRVDSPIDEALANRRGVCQDFAHVMIALVRGMGIPCRYVSGYLFHDNRAGERSVDGASHAWVEAWLPGLGWIGVDPTNRTLAMNRHIRVAIGRDYHDVPPSRGSFKGNARSELGVAVRVQTTDAPIAPADVMPALYWSAPETDVAPLVTDEEQEEQQQQ